Proteins encoded within one genomic window of Setaria italica strain Yugu1 chromosome IV, Setaria_italica_v2.0, whole genome shotgun sequence:
- the LOC101785658 gene encoding uncharacterized protein LOC101785658: protein MEVSPEKVVAIGRDTIHGLLMGTIGEVKSSNEDCKLNCKELQCSTCHITKAGIGGPLIGFDGSFVGMNFYDGSDVTPFLPRVVIFNLLRRVVNSGLPAESGEYPMPILDHFMVGEKYRWPVPEPYWYHGELDVDMDDDDFPGLIGRTLN from the exons ATGGAAGTGTCACCTGAAAAGGTAGTGGCTATAGGGCGTGACACTATACATGGACTATTGATGGGCACAATTGGTGAAGTGAAAAGTAGTAACGAGGATTGCAAACTTAATTGCAAAGAGCTTCAGTGTTCCACTTGTCACATCACGAAG GCTGGGATCGGTGGCCCTCTTATTGGTTTTGATGGAAGTTTTGTTGGCATGAACTTTTATGATGGAAGTGATGTAACtcctttccttccaagggtTGTGATCTTCAATCTTTTAAGAAGAGTGGTTAATTCCGGATTACCAGCAGAAAG CGGAGAGTATCCTATGCCCATACTTGATCATTTCATGGTGGGGGAGAAATACAG GTGGCCAGTGCCAGAACCATATTGGTATCATGGTGAACTTGACGTGGATATGGACGACGATGATTTCCCTGGGCTCATTGGAAGGACACTCAATTAG